One segment of Nothobranchius furzeri strain GRZ-AD chromosome 13, NfurGRZ-RIMD1, whole genome shotgun sequence DNA contains the following:
- the rasa2 gene encoding ras GTPase-activating protein 2 has translation MAEEDDAKIRILQSLRGKIWEAKNLGPVSGPNRQKDLCTFCTVSLDQEEVFRTKVSDKSISPFYGEDFYFEIPRPFQCLSFYVCTKGVFQRDLPVGKVSIRKDDLGKYNGKENWFSLQPVDPNSEVQGKVHLEMRLNEVITESGTTGQQLVVRIIECKDLPLISGQNCDPYATVSLTGPARSDQKKTKVKKKTSNPQFEETFFFEVTRPSSYSKSKSNFPVEEEDIERLEIKVDLWNNENLAQDVFLGETRVPVKILRNDHIHKAWYLLQPKGNGSKSKSDDLGSLRLKLTYIEDTVLPSACYTPLCNLLLKSPDGKPISASAAHILGDICRERYEAVLPMVRLLLYHNRFVPFVSAVAALELENTQEANTIFRGNSLATRCIDDMMKIVGKSYLAVTLKPVIDEICESNKTCEIDPIRLKEGDNAEVNKENLHVYVKKVFSSITQSSANCPPLMCDVFRSLRHLACKRFPGDPHVQYSAVSSFVFLRFFAVAVLSPHSFQLRPHHPDPEISRTLTLISKTIQTLGSWGSLSKKLSSFKESYMYDFFKLFQEDNCIEKVKKFLGEISSTVNKESSGVEDAVVLKEGEVQKRTQTKKSLVKKRFKKRWLRVTNRELSYHKCKGKEALCTINIKNIRAVEKLDESAFNRKNMFQVVHNEKPLYVQAGNCVEASEWLETLGQVSRCNEGRLANFHPSIYTGGAWQCCKLQSTTAPGCKPCTITMLANLQLDIDCDREAERIFSLLSSNEAKLQNMEDACASMAVYQGPQREQEEYSKFTIQEPKETFQTLKQLRNVMEELQRQHNSRNNITAQYGSLDNPIVGKTS, from the exons CCCTTTCTATGGAGAGGATTTCTACTTTGAGATCCCGCGCCCTTTTCAGTGTTTATCCTTCTACGTTTGTACCAAGGGCGTTTTTCAGAGGGACCTGCCTGTTG GCAAGGTGTCAATTCGAAAGGATGATCTGGGTAAATACAACGGAAAGGAGAACTGGTTCAGCCTCCAGCCGGTTGATCCCAACTCAGAGGTTCAG GGTAAAGTTCACTTGGAGATGCGACTGAATGAAGTGATCACAGAAAGCGGCACGACAGGTCAACAGTTAGTAGTCCG GATAATCGAGTGTAAGGACCTGCCTTTGATCAGCGGCCAGAACTGTGACCCTTATGCCACCGTTTCTCTCACGGGACCTGCCAG atcaGACCAAAAGAAAACGAAGGTAAAGAAGAAAACCAGCAACCCTCAATTTGAAGAAACATTCTTCTTTGAG GTCACACGGCCCAGCAGCTACTCTAAGTCTAAGTCTAATTTCCCTGTGGAGGAGGAGGACATTGAAAGGCTGGAGATTAA AGTTGATCTGTGGAACAATGAAAACCTGGCTCAGGACGTGTTTCTCGGGGAGACGCGAGTTCCTGTCAAGATCCTCAGAAATGACCACATTCACAAAGCCTG GTATCTCCTCCAGCCCAAAGGGAACGGCAGCAAATCCAAATCTGATGATTTAGGATCCCTGCGTTTAAAGCTGACCTACATTGAAGACACGGTGCTGCCATCTGCCTGCTACACACCACTCTGCAACCTGCTGCTCAAATCCCCAGATGGAAAG CCCATCTCAGCATCAGCAGCACACATCTTGGGAGACATCTGCAGAGAGCGATACGAGGCGGTTCTGCCAATGGTCCGACTGCTGCTTTATCATAATCGTTTTGTGCCTTTCGTCTCTGCCGTGGCAGCACTAGAGCTGGAGAACACTCA GGAGGCTAACACTATTTTCCGTGGCAACTCTCTGGCAACTCGCTGCATCGACGACATGATGAAGATTGTAGGGAAGAGTTACCTGGCTGTTACGCTAAAGCCTGTAATCGATGAG ATTTGTGAATCTAACAAAACATGTGAAATTGACCCCATCAGACTAAAGGAAGGTGACAATGCGGAGGTCAACAAG gaaaaccttcatgtttatGTGAAGAAAGTCTTCTCCTCCATCACCCAATCCAGTGCCAACTGCCCCCCTCTCATGTGCGACGTATTCAGGTCTCTCAGACACTTGGCCTGCAAACGATTCCCAG GTGACCCACATGTTCAGTACTCGGCTGTGAGCAGCTTTGTGTTCCTGCGTTTTTTTGCCGTGGCCGTTCTCTCCCCACACTCCTTCCAACTGCGCCCCCATCACCCT GATCCGGAGATATCCCGCACACTCACTCTCATCTCCAAAACCATCCAGACTCTGGGAAGCTGGGGAAGTTTGTCCAAAAAACTG TCCAGTTTTAAAGAAAGCTACATGTATGACTTCTTCAAATTATTCCAAGAAGACAATTGCATTGAAAAAGTGAAAAAG TTTCTTGGTGAAATCTCATCTACTGTCAACAAAGAGTCCAGCGGAGTGGAGGATGCTGTTGTCCTGAAGGAGGG GGAAGTGCAGAAACGCACCcaaacaaaaaagtctcttgtgaAGAAACGCTTTAAGAAGAGATGGCTCAGAGTGACCAACAGGGAGCTGTCCTACCACAAATGTAAAG GGAAAGAGGCCCTCTGCACCATCAACATCAAAAACATCCGGGCGGTGGAGAAATTGGATGAAAGTGCCTTTAACCGCAAAAAT ATGTTTCAGGTGGTCCACAATGAGAAGCCTCTTTATGTTCAGGCAGGAAACTGTGTGGAGGCCAGCGAGTGGTTGGAGACCCTGGGTCAGGTCAGCCGCTGCAACGAGGGACGCTTGGCGAATTTCCACCCGTCCATTTACACGGGCGGAGCCTGGCAGTGCTGCAAACTCCAGAGTACCACCGCTCCAGGCTGCAAGCCCTGCACAAT CACCATGCTGGCCAACCTGCAGCTGGACATTGACTGTGACCGGGAAGCAGAGAGAAttttctccctcctctcctcaaaTGAAGCCAAGCTCCAGAACATGGAGG ATGCGTGTGCCAGTATGGCGGTGTACCAGGGCCCTCAGCGAGAGCAAGAGGAATACTCCAAGTTCACCATTCAGGAACCCAAAGAGACATTCCAGACGCTCAAACAGCTCCGAAACGTCATGGAGGAGTTGCAAAGGCAgcacaacagcaggaacaacatCACAGCACAGTACGGAAGCCT TGACAACCCCATCGTGGGGAAAACCTCCTAA